The following coding sequences lie in one Gemmatimonadota bacterium genomic window:
- a CDS encoding extracellular solute-binding protein → MRIERAALLLALLLPGCGDGREPLTLYSPHVREQLELLERDFEKKNPDIDVRWLDMGSQEILDRLRFENPNPVADLWFGGPTTIFDRGIKEGVLEPYRPSWWKSVDTTGIGPNDLYYPVYRTPAVIAYNSTLVTEAEAPKDWDDVLSPHWREKVIIRDPVASGTMRAIWGLMIQRGLRSNGDTAAGMAWLRLLDGQTRTYALNPAILDQMLARGEGLITLWDLPDVLISKSKGLPYGYTFPTSGTVVIDDAIGVVRGSKHRLAAQRFIEYVGGIDAQVLTAEKVWRLPARRDLPLNRVPAWVAEVEKKMVTAPMDWPLLAKEGAGWMRYWDQRVRGTGKQQ, encoded by the coding sequence TTGCGCATTGAGCGGGCGGCTCTCCTTCTCGCGCTGCTCCTCCCGGGGTGCGGCGATGGTCGCGAGCCGCTGACGCTCTATTCGCCACACGTGCGCGAGCAGCTCGAACTGCTCGAGCGCGATTTCGAGAAGAAGAATCCCGATATTGATGTCCGCTGGCTCGATATGGGGAGCCAGGAGATTCTCGATCGGCTCCGCTTCGAGAACCCCAACCCGGTGGCCGATCTCTGGTTTGGTGGTCCGACCACGATCTTCGATCGCGGCATCAAGGAAGGCGTGCTCGAGCCGTATCGGCCGTCGTGGTGGAAATCGGTTGACACCACCGGCATCGGCCCCAACGATCTCTACTATCCGGTCTACCGCACGCCGGCTGTCATCGCCTACAACTCGACCCTGGTCACCGAGGCCGAGGCGCCGAAGGACTGGGATGACGTCCTCTCGCCGCACTGGCGCGAGAAGGTCATCATCCGCGATCCAGTGGCGAGCGGCACGATGCGCGCGATCTGGGGGTTGATGATCCAGCGCGGGCTCCGGAGCAATGGCGACACGGCGGCCGGGATGGCGTGGCTCCGGTTGCTCGATGGCCAGACGCGCACCTACGCGCTGAACCCGGCGATCCTCGATCAGATGCTGGCGCGGGGGGAAGGGCTCATCACCTTGTGGGACCTCCCCGACGTCCTGATCTCGAAGTCCAAGGGGCTCCCTTACGGCTACACTTTTCCCACCAGCGGCACGGTGGTGATCGATGACGCGATCGGCGTTGTGCGGGGCAGCAAGCATCGCCTCGCGGCTCAGCGATTCATCGAATATGTTGGCGGGATCGATGCGCAGGTGCTCACGGCCGAGAAGGTCTGGCGGCTCCCGGCGCGTCGCGACCTGCCGCTAAACAGGGTGCCGGCCTGGGTCGCCGAGGTCGAGAAGAAGATGGTGACGGCGCCAATGGATTGGCCGCTGCTCGCGAAGGAAGGAGCGGGGTGGATGCGCTACTGGGATCAACGGGTGCGTGGCACCGGGAAGCAGCAATAA
- a CDS encoding DUF971 domain-containing protein: MAGDVVPKAIRRRGDRIEFDWDGVGHVGSFGMRALRLACPCAACVEEMTGRPILDPDSVPFDVHADGLELVGAYGIRIRWNDGHSTGIYTFRGLLEACPCPVCRPEVG, encoded by the coding sequence ATGGCTGGAGATGTGGTCCCGAAGGCGATTCGTCGGCGCGGCGACCGGATCGAGTTCGACTGGGATGGGGTGGGGCACGTGGGGAGCTTCGGGATGCGGGCGCTCCGCCTCGCCTGCCCCTGCGCCGCCTGTGTCGAGGAGATGACCGGACGGCCGATTCTCGACCCCGATTCCGTCCCCTTCGATGTCCACGCCGACGGGCTGGAACTGGTGGGGGCCTACGGCATCCGAATCCGCTGGAACGACGGCCACAGCACCGGGATCTACACCTTCCGGGGGTTGCTCGAGGCCTGCCCCTGCCCGGTCTGTCGCCCTGAGGTGGGGTGA
- a CDS encoding PIG-L family deacetylase, translating into MNLPLRHLAAAVLIAALPALPLVAQTGGAGTGGVARLAEERRLVGNWRRALMIGAHPDDENTEILTILAKGQGVETAYLSLTRGDGGQNLIGNELGVALGVLRTEELLAARRVDGGHQFFTRAFDFGFSKHAAEAFEFWPRDSVLKDAVRIIRRFRPQVIISVWSGTPADGHGHHQASGIVALDAFHAAGDSTRFPELKREEGLEPYTVAKFYRSYYGAAPPGPLITLDGGATDPVTGFSYRQLAVRSRDQHRSQNQGNLENLGPSSPRLGLIEKAPGVTGPDTAVFAGVPNEPAPVNDRHRDNVQLIESGIVLDATTDDDEVVPEQELTVTLSIWNGGKDTVNVGSRPSTGSGFAQRGDQCLGKLSPLAPGALYTCKYTATAWKPGVYTAPYFLNAPRAGAMYRWTGSRLAWGEPFEAPALQAEFIVQPRNGNEIRTRKEVQARFLDPVLGEVRRGVAVVPRVAVELSPDRLLWPRNTTKHPFRVSLENLAKDSSEVLVSLVLPPTWKAAAPQRVKFTREGERATVDFVVTGPLNQPPGEYELSALVLQGADTLNKGLYRIRYPHVGPRNILTTAKATVVVADVKFPVLAAIGYVRGGGDLVPEALLNSGLPVKLLTGEALERGSLDGFKVIVLGARAYEADESLRRAHPRLMRWLQNGGTLLIQYEQQPYMRGNFAPKPFLINNPMDRVTDEKAKVTFLAKTHPALLSPNKITDFDFDDWIQERGLDFARSWDPAWTPILETHDADDVAREGGLLVARVGKGTAIYTGLSFNRQLPAAIPGAWRLFANLLALGQPRVAH; encoded by the coding sequence ATGAACTTGCCACTTCGTCATCTCGCTGCCGCGGTCCTCATCGCGGCTCTGCCCGCACTCCCCCTCGTCGCGCAGACGGGTGGCGCGGGGACCGGTGGTGTCGCGCGCCTCGCCGAGGAACGCCGGCTGGTCGGCAACTGGCGCCGCGCCCTGATGATCGGCGCCCACCCCGACGATGAAAACACCGAGATCCTGACGATTCTCGCCAAGGGGCAGGGAGTCGAGACTGCCTATCTCTCGCTCACGCGCGGCGACGGTGGCCAGAATCTGATCGGCAACGAACTCGGCGTCGCACTCGGCGTGCTCCGTACCGAGGAATTGCTCGCGGCGCGGCGGGTCGATGGCGGCCACCAGTTCTTCACCCGGGCCTTCGACTTCGGTTTCTCGAAGCACGCTGCCGAGGCCTTCGAGTTCTGGCCGCGTGACTCGGTGCTGAAGGATGCCGTGCGGATCATCCGCCGCTTCCGGCCACAGGTGATCATCTCGGTCTGGTCGGGAACCCCGGCCGACGGCCACGGCCATCATCAGGCGAGCGGCATCGTCGCGCTCGACGCATTCCACGCGGCCGGTGACAGCACCCGCTTCCCGGAACTCAAGCGCGAGGAAGGGCTCGAGCCGTACACCGTCGCGAAGTTCTACCGCTCCTACTACGGCGCCGCACCGCCGGGGCCGCTCATCACCCTCGATGGTGGCGCGACCGATCCGGTGACCGGCTTCTCATACCGCCAGCTCGCGGTGCGCAGTCGCGATCAGCACCGATCGCAGAATCAGGGGAATCTCGAAAATCTCGGACCCTCGTCGCCGCGTCTCGGCCTCATCGAAAAGGCGCCGGGCGTCACCGGGCCGGATACTGCCGTCTTCGCCGGCGTGCCGAATGAACCGGCGCCCGTGAACGATCGGCATCGCGACAACGTGCAGCTGATCGAATCGGGGATCGTGCTCGATGCCACGACCGACGACGACGAGGTCGTGCCCGAGCAGGAACTCACCGTGACGTTGTCGATCTGGAATGGCGGCAAGGATACCGTGAACGTCGGTTCGCGCCCCTCCACGGGGAGTGGCTTCGCACAGCGCGGTGACCAGTGCCTGGGCAAACTCTCCCCGCTCGCACCGGGCGCACTCTACACCTGCAAGTACACTGCAACCGCGTGGAAGCCGGGTGTCTACACCGCACCCTACTTCCTCAATGCACCTCGTGCTGGCGCGATGTATCGCTGGACTGGTTCCCGCCTCGCGTGGGGCGAACCGTTCGAGGCGCCGGCGCTGCAGGCCGAGTTCATCGTGCAGCCGCGGAACGGCAACGAGATCCGCACTCGCAAGGAAGTGCAGGCGCGCTTCCTCGATCCGGTGCTCGGAGAGGTGCGGCGCGGTGTGGCCGTGGTGCCGCGCGTGGCGGTCGAGTTGTCGCCTGACAGGCTGCTCTGGCCTCGCAACACCACGAAGCATCCGTTCCGGGTCTCGCTCGAGAATCTGGCGAAGGACAGCAGCGAAGTGCTGGTGTCGCTGGTGCTGCCGCCGACCTGGAAGGCCGCGGCGCCGCAGAGGGTGAAGTTCACTCGCGAGGGCGAACGCGCGACGGTGGATTTTGTGGTGACGGGTCCGCTCAATCAGCCACCGGGTGAATACGAACTCTCGGCCCTCGTGCTGCAAGGCGCCGACACGCTCAACAAGGGCCTCTACCGGATTCGCTATCCGCACGTCGGGCCGCGGAACATTCTCACCACGGCCAAGGCCACGGTGGTAGTGGCCGATGTGAAGTTCCCGGTGCTGGCAGCCATTGGTTATGTGCGCGGCGGTGGCGACCTGGTTCCCGAGGCGCTGCTCAACAGTGGGCTTCCGGTGAAGCTGCTCACCGGCGAGGCGCTCGAGCGCGGGTCGCTCGACGGCTTCAAGGTGATCGTGCTCGGCGCGCGCGCTTACGAGGCGGATGAATCGCTGCGACGCGCCCACCCGCGGCTGATGCGCTGGCTGCAGAACGGCGGCACCCTGCTCATTCAGTACGAGCAGCAGCCGTACATGCGCGGCAACTTTGCGCCGAAGCCGTTCCTCATCAACAACCCGATGGATCGCGTCACCGACGAGAAGGCCAAGGTGACCTTCCTCGCGAAGACTCACCCTGCGTTGCTGAGTCCGAACAAGATTACGGACTTCGATTTCGACGACTGGATCCAGGAGCGCGGCCTCGACTTCGCGCGCAGCTGGGATCCCGCGTGGACGCCGATTCTTGAGACCCACGACGCCGACGACGTGGCGCGCGAGGGTGGCTTGCTGGTGGCGCGCGTCGGGAAGGGGACCGCGATCTACACCGGGCTCTCCTTCAATCGACAGCTCCCGGCGGCGATCCCGGGCGCGTGGCGCCTCTTCGCCAATCTCCTTGCCCTCGGCCAGCCCCGCGTTGCGCATTGA
- a CDS encoding ABC transporter ATP-binding protein, with protein sequence MSTVTLTGVAKKFGETPVVADVSLAVGEGELVALLGPSGSGKTTLLRLIAGFEQADAGSIKFDGEDVTAKSALDRRCGMVFQHYALFPHLTVGENVAYGLEREKLSATDRTARVNEVLALVDLGGYADRAVTALSGGQQQRVALARALAPRPRVLLLDEPLSNLDPSLRERTRRELRELVRRIGITTILVTHEQEEAFDLADRIAVLHLGKLEQVGTPEDLYRHPDTPFVAGFVGRTATLHGRVMGMHDGHLDVEAAGVRWLANGPLQMLGQVLLLVRPEATTVDPAGPLSGVVRARRFAGASTVITLLLASGEELEVMVEASDVQIGAELRVRPNGIGAHAYPDRGA encoded by the coding sequence ATGAGCACGGTGACACTCACCGGCGTGGCAAAGAAGTTCGGCGAGACGCCGGTTGTCGCCGACGTCTCGCTTGCCGTGGGCGAGGGAGAGCTCGTTGCCCTGCTGGGGCCGAGTGGCAGCGGCAAGACCACGCTGCTGCGGCTCATTGCGGGATTCGAGCAGGCCGATGCGGGAAGCATCAAGTTTGATGGCGAAGATGTCACGGCAAAATCGGCGCTCGATCGCCGCTGCGGCATGGTCTTCCAGCACTACGCCCTCTTTCCGCATCTCACAGTTGGCGAGAACGTCGCCTATGGCCTCGAGCGCGAGAAGCTCTCCGCCACTGATCGCACTGCGCGCGTGAACGAAGTGCTCGCACTCGTCGATCTCGGCGGCTATGCCGATCGCGCAGTGACCGCGCTCTCCGGCGGCCAGCAGCAGCGTGTCGCACTCGCTCGTGCGCTCGCGCCGCGGCCGCGCGTGCTCCTGCTCGATGAACCGCTCTCGAACCTCGACCCATCACTCCGCGAGCGGACTCGCCGCGAACTCCGCGAGCTGGTGCGTCGCATCGGGATCACCACCATCCTGGTGACCCACGAACAGGAAGAGGCGTTCGATCTCGCCGATCGGATCGCCGTGCTCCACCTCGGCAAGCTCGAGCAGGTCGGTACGCCAGAAGATCTCTACCGCCATCCCGATACGCCGTTCGTGGCGGGCTTCGTCGGTCGCACCGCCACGCTGCACGGTCGGGTAATGGGAATGCACGATGGTCATCTCGATGTTGAGGCGGCCGGGGTGCGCTGGCTCGCGAACGGTCCGTTGCAGATGCTGGGGCAGGTGCTCCTGCTGGTGCGTCCCGAGGCCACCACCGTTGACCCCGCCGGCCCGCTCTCTGGCGTCGTGCGTGCTCGCCGCTTCGCCGGCGCAAGCACGGTGATCACCCTGCTGCTCGCGAGCGGCGAAGAACTCGAGGTGATGGTTGAGGCGAGCGACGTGCAGATCGGGGCCGAGCTGCGAGTGCGCCCCAACGGTATCGGCGCGCACGCCTACCCGGATCGCGGCGCGTGA